The Salvia splendens isolate huo1 chromosome 20, SspV2, whole genome shotgun sequence nucleotide sequence CATAGATGAGAAGTACTACCTAGGTACATGGAGATCACAGTACTATAGTGAAGTTTCATTTGATGCACCAAGACATGAAGAGTATTGGGTTGCACCTTCATGGAAATTGTGCATCACCCCTCAGCAGTTGATTCCTAGAACGCGTGGCCGAGTTAGAAGAAGGAGGATActtaatcaaatggatgtccaGGAGGAAGATGAACCGAGAGCTCCCCGCCGTTGCAGAAATTGCGGGATAGAGGGGCATGACCGAAGAAATTGCTCAGCCGGTGCCGTTCAGTAAAGTCATGGTAGCCATTTGCATTTGCGTTGTGTATTTGAGATGTTATGTATGTATCAACATTTGTGAGATGTTGTCTACAGTTTATGATGTGTTTTATTATGTCTGGACTAAAAATTTTGTAACATGTTTCAACCCGGCAAAAATGTTCATAAATCCACATACAACCCGGCAAAAATGTTTGCAAAAATCCACATACAACCCGGAAAATGTGAAACGAAATGTTTCTGGACTGGACTTAACAGGGCGAAACGAAATTCACCCggtgacgcataagcattatggTTCACCAATGAACGACGCATAAGACTTATGCGTCATCAATGaacgacgcataagagttatgcgtcaccAAAGCAATGTCGTTATGCACTGTTGAGTCCAGaaacttcgcccggtcgggcgattttacgttcataaaacgcccggtcgggcgattttatgtttcaaatttttttatcaaaatcataatacggtttatatttggtatttgtttatatttgtaaccgaattttatatcaaaatcataatactTCGCTCGGTCATATGTTGGTATTcgtttatatttatttatcaaaatcataatattGTTCATTCCACCATAGAAAACATGGAGCTTTATCCTATTTTTCATCACAtaaaaaatgttcaaaaatCAACTTACGACCACAACCTGTTTCAATAGACACAAATACCAACATATGACCGAAATCTATCTAGATGGAGGCGTGAACTTTGTCGGAGCCTTCCCTTTTTTCTTCCTTGTTGAAAAGCCCCTGAATACATTCTGCATAGCCTGGCCAATCGTACTTGATGATCGTGAGGATCCCGCGGTCGGTGGTCGGAATATTACTTCGTCAACTTCCTCCCCGCCCTCTTCTTCCCCGCCCTCTTCTTCCGGACCCTCTTCTTCCTGACCCTCTTCTTCCTGACCCTCTTCTTCCCCCACAGGATCCATAAATTGATAATTCTGAAAGTACGTATCACGTCCTTGTTGAGATGCATCCCAATCAGACACACCGCCAAAGAATGAATCACATGACGCGCGTGCTCCCCATTGCGAGGGCTCAATGCTTGCACCACTCAACTGAGACCATCCTGGGGGATCGTACTCCGGACTCAAGGGCTCTGGTACCGCATACTCAGGTTGCGGTTGCTGCTGCTGCGCCAACCTATGCTGTCGTGTAATCCCGTGCCCACCCGTCCGGACACCCGGCAGTCCATGACGAAGAGAAGTTGGTGGGCGTGGCGGCACGACCACATTTTGCCGTTGAGAAGATGGATACTCCATCGCATCAGCATGGTTCATCGCACGAAGTGCCGAAGCAGCCATTTCTCGAATCTGCCGTAACCGAGGGTCTGTGTCATGCTCAGAGGTCAAATGCCATATCCCCTGAAGGGTCTCAACCTAGATAACAAAAATACAAATGACATCATACCACGTGGAGcaatacaaactttaaactaaagacattttaatatacaaaaacatCACATACCGCCAATAAATTAGAAGAGGCTGCCTCGTTCATCCCTTCAGTTGACTGTGTCCCAGGTTGAACTAGGTACGACACGGTGATCCTATTGTACCACGCCATATAGCCCGGATTAATGCGACCATCCATTGTCGCCGTTGCGTGGTCAAAAGTTGCTTGGAACCTGTCGTGGCGCAAGTCCcattcatcaatgaagaacttaTGTACCTTAGCCCAATCAGCGCCCTTCCTCCCACGGCGATGACTTTTACTCAAATGGCCGGAGCTATGTAGCATCCTATCACAGTACTGAGGAATACGCTGGTAGCGGTTAAATTGTCGGGAAACGCGTCCAGCCTCGTGTGCCTCGACAAATGACCAGCACACCAAATAAGTATCGCGCAAGTAGGATGCAGTCGAATCAATGCAGTACTCATGGAGGATACAGTCTGCATAGGGTGTCCACAGaaactacaaacaaataaaataaaaaacacaattaatttcatactatagtaagtaaattcattaattaagaCAACACAAATAAATTTCACATGGCCAGGACGGATCAGTGATAACTGATCACGATAATGAGCGACTGAATGTCGGGgagcatttccaatttcagtaactccgtgccacctatacataatattaatgt carries:
- the LOC121781383 gene encoding uncharacterized protein LOC121781383, with the translated sequence MPLGDGLPAYAYIQRARIHALILLGGLILPDTTGCKVPFMWLNALDDPEDVANISWDCILHEYCIDSTASYLRDTYLVCWSFVEAHEAGRVSRQFNRYQRIPQYCDRMLHSSGHLSKSHRRGRKGADWAKVHKFFIDEWDLRHDRFQATFDHATATMDGRINPGYMAWYNRITVSYLVQPGTQSTEGMNEAASSNLLAVETLQGIWHLTSEHDTDPRLRQIREMAASALRAMNHADAMEYPSSQRQNVVVPPRPPTSLRHGLPGVRTGGHGITRQHRLATPHLSPPS